A window of the Bradyrhizobium diazoefficiens genome harbors these coding sequences:
- a CDS encoding glycosyltransferase family 2 protein produces the protein MSSSQPSVSIIVPVRNEADNIAPLIEEITAALGERWAYEIIYVNDGSTDATGERLAAVMAQRDNLRQLRHAKSGGQSAAVRSGVRAARGVIVATLDGDGQNNPAFLPDLIAAVEKGANVGLAAGQRVGRKDTGFKKFQSRVANKVRNAILQDGTRDTGCGLKAFRREVFLTMPYFDGLHRFLPALVRREGFDIAYVDVIDRPRHSGVSNYGFFDRLWIGIMDLAGVWWLIRRKKPTPDVTEVKA, from the coding sequence TTGTCGTCGTCCCAGCCCTCGGTTTCCATCATCGTCCCCGTGCGCAACGAAGCCGACAACATTGCGCCTTTGATCGAGGAGATCACGGCCGCGCTCGGTGAGCGCTGGGCCTATGAGATCATCTATGTCAACGACGGCTCGACCGATGCGACCGGCGAGCGGCTCGCGGCGGTCATGGCGCAGCGGGACAATCTGCGGCAGCTGCGTCATGCCAAATCAGGCGGCCAGTCGGCAGCGGTGCGCAGTGGCGTGCGCGCGGCCCGCGGCGTGATCGTGGCGACGCTCGATGGCGATGGCCAGAACAATCCCGCCTTCCTCCCGGACCTGATCGCGGCGGTCGAGAAGGGCGCCAATGTCGGGTTGGCCGCGGGACAGCGCGTCGGGCGCAAGGACACCGGCTTCAAGAAATTCCAGTCGCGGGTGGCCAACAAGGTCCGCAACGCGATCCTGCAGGACGGCACGCGCGACACCGGCTGCGGGCTGAAGGCGTTCCGGCGCGAGGTCTTCCTGACGATGCCCTATTTCGACGGGCTGCATCGTTTCCTGCCGGCGCTGGTTCGCCGCGAAGGTTTTGACATTGCCTATGTCGACGTGATCGACCGGCCGCGCCATTCCGGCGTGTCCAATTACGGCTTCTTCGACAGGCTGTGGATCGGGATCATGGATCTCGCCGGCGTGTGGTGGCTGATCC
- a CDS encoding phosphatase PAP2 family protein has product MPATTTIAPRASYPVQLLAVAGSALAQLVRTPSHSRRAAAARKLARHSLWLSAAGAALIIVLMLAFDGTEIQLMPARGTPALWPIRILTDFGKDENLLSVLGVALIVVALVAARMHGTRRALLLGFGTRLQYLFLSVALSAFVADILKYLIGRGRPFVGGKADPFNFIPFDGTGAYASLPSGHAVAAFALAFAVSALWPRLRVFMFTYAIVIVLTRLVLLAHHPSDVTAGALIGMVGAMAVRYWFAARRLAFAIRADGTIVPLPGPLPGRLKRVARGASAP; this is encoded by the coding sequence ATGCCTGCTACGACCACCATCGCACCGCGTGCGAGCTATCCTGTGCAGCTGCTCGCGGTCGCGGGGAGCGCGCTGGCGCAGCTCGTGCGCACGCCCTCGCATTCGCGCCGCGCAGCAGCTGCGCGAAAACTGGCGCGGCACTCGCTGTGGCTCAGCGCGGCGGGCGCCGCGCTGATTATTGTTCTGATGCTCGCATTCGATGGGACCGAGATCCAGCTGATGCCGGCGCGCGGCACGCCGGCGCTCTGGCCGATCCGTATCCTCACCGATTTCGGCAAGGATGAGAATCTGCTCTCGGTGCTGGGCGTCGCGTTGATTGTCGTGGCGCTCGTTGCTGCTAGAATGCACGGCACACGGCGCGCGCTGCTGCTCGGCTTCGGCACAAGGCTGCAATATCTGTTTCTGTCTGTTGCGCTGTCGGCGTTCGTCGCCGATATCCTGAAATATCTCATTGGCCGCGGGCGTCCCTTCGTCGGCGGCAAGGCCGACCCGTTCAACTTCATTCCGTTCGATGGTACGGGGGCTTATGCCAGCCTGCCGTCGGGGCATGCGGTGGCGGCGTTTGCACTGGCATTTGCAGTCTCGGCACTCTGGCCGCGCCTGCGCGTGTTCATGTTCACTTACGCAATCGTGATCGTGCTGACGCGCCTGGTGCTGCTGGCGCATCACCCGAGTGACGTCACGGCCGGCGCTCTGATCGGCATGGTCGGCGCCATGGCGGTCCGCTACTGGTTTGCGGCGCGCCGGCTCGCTTTTGCCATCCGGGCCGACGGCACCATCGTGCCGCTTCCAGGACCGCTTCCCGGGCGCCTCAAAAGGGTTGCCCGCGGGGCATCTGCCCCATAA